The DNA region ATTATTCTCAACACCAGGAATCTTTGATTGTTCACTGATTTGCTCACTGGACTTGTGGGTTCAATGGTGATACAATCCAAGAAGAATCATATTTGGGGTGAAAAAAGCCTCCTTGTTACCCAGGGCATCCGCCGCTCCTGTTCTGGGCAATTTTACTAAGGGCAACAACCCAGCAATTGCCAAAAAACTTGAGATGTTTTCTTAACATTGCTTAGGAAACCAAGTTTGAGAGAATAAATTGGGGTACGCTCTGAAAACATGAGACAAAACTCGGTATGGGAGCTGAAACTGCACAAccacctgcagcacagcaaacCGGGGTTCAAGCAAAGCATCTCTGCTAATAAAGCAGCACAAGCAGCACTGGGGAATCCAGGGCAGGGACATGCCAagtcctgtccccagcctgAGCGGGACCAGCTCCTCTCCTGGATCATTCTGCATCATTCTGACACAGCAGAATTTGTCTCTTGATGGGTGCTGCCACCTTGTGAAATTCTGCTCAATCTGTTCAAGTCCACAGGCAGTTTGTGCTCAGGATGTTCTTGGCTTGCTCACAGCCTCCTAAAACATCAGCATCTCCACGGCACTTGAGAGCCCGTCCGGACAACTGTAATTGTGTAATTGGTTTATAGTGTTTCTTCATTTGTGACAAAGTGGAGTTGCTCATTTCAGACAGCAGGAAAGGATTTATGGCTGGCAGCAATAAAGTAAAGAAAACCCCCCCAAGGTGCctgaaatggttttaaaatcctatttttccttcaaattttCAGGGTGAAATGTGGTGTAAACCTTACATCTCCATCAATAATAAATACAACTGTGATCACAAAGCTCCTCAGTGAAGAGGAATCACTGGTAACACTTGTCACCAGGATTGTGTAAAGTGGGGACAAAAACAACCACATGGCTTCACACGGATCAGCCAGAAATGGAACCAAACCCAGAAGGTTCACACGGCTCGTTGGTCACCAAATCACCGCGTGTGTGTCCACACGCCCCGGGTTCACCAAGAATCAGAGGTGGCATCGGCCAAGGCTGCTGCACCATCGGGAAAAGCTGCTCCGCAAACCTCTGCTTAAAGGAAACAGCATCACAGGGCAATGAATTATCCACACTCCTCATTTCAGCACCTAAACCATCCCAGCACGCACCGGTAACCccagcgcaaaacaaggcaagttCCTTTGAAAAAGCAGAGTTTGACAAAGCACTGATTCATCCAACCACATTTAAACAGGATAAAACCCATGAAATTATAgactttatttccattttccaagTTGCAGAATACCGGCTTCGAAAATAAACGGATGAAGGGCAAATAAAGTCGTGGCATAATTGAACAGCAACCCTACAGGTCAACTAATTCCACAGGTGACAGACTaggaaacagctttttaaatattGCACCCCTTCTCTAACACGGGTTGAGAGGAGTAAGATATCTCACCTTAAGGCAACATCTAAAGAGATTATTGGAAGTATAGGAAcagactagaaaaaaaaaacctaacaaaaccaacacaaaattTCCTATTTCCAATGACAAGGGTATAGCAAAAGAGTAAGgcgaaaaatatttacaaagatATCTACACAAATGCCTAACGGTGCTCATACGATGCTGCAACGCACTGGAATTGCTAAAAACACCATTTCCTCCTCAAAGTTGGTTGTCATCTCCCCTCAGTCCCGCTCCTATTAAGAGCCTTCTTGTTGGTCTTCAATCTTTGGAGCCAGGTAATATTTTAAGTGTCCCATGTCGGCAATCTTGTACTCCACAACTGGGGAGATGAAGAACAAATAGATTTAGAAGGTTCTTCAGAAAAGTCAAGAGCTCTTAATGCAGTTCCATGAGATTTTAGAAGGCAAGATGTTTCTACTTACCAAGAGGAACGTCTGCAGACATGCTGAGTGTCActgtgggggacaggggggtggCTTTGGTAAAGAAGTTGAGGTACCTCAGAGCAAAGGTCAGTTGGACAGGCTCATTCATCTCTATTGTAACCTGGAAAACCAGCAGCCAGGTTAAATGTCAATAAGTGCAACAGGGTCCCTTCAGGCCTCTCCAGGGGCCTCCCCTTGAGGCCACACTGCGAATCCCCTgggcagttttgggctcctcacctcagggctcaaaatggcggcaccaaaatcacctcagaacacaaaatggcggccccaggggtggcgggatcacctcatgaaagcccttgaggtgctggagcgacttgagagaagggaacggagctggtgaggggctggagcacaagtgtgatggagcggctgagggacctgggggttcagctggagaacaggagctgaggggagaccttctgatctctgaactgcctgaaaggagcttggagccaggggggtcgggctctgctccccaggaacaagcgccaggagcagaggaaacggcctcaagttgcaccaggggaggttgaggttggatgtgggaacaatttcttccccaaagggctgtggggcattggaacaggctgcccagggcagtgctggagtcaccatccctggagggctggacagacggacatgaggttctcaggacaggggacagtgccggggtgggttatgggtggacttgatcttgaggggcttttccaaccaaaatgattctctgattccaGATCCAGGAACCTCATGCAAAGGCAGCCAGAAGTGCTCCCCACAGGCTCCAGGATGGGGACTCACAGTTGGCAATGACTCTATGAACTAGAGAAATACATAATCCAGTGACCCAACTTTAACCCTCAACATGTCAGAGAATTATTCATATTAGTAAAAACCTCAACACTGAGGACACGACAGTCACCACAAATATTTAACTTACAGCTTCTTCCTCTTTATCCACATTACTGGTCTGTGACAGTTTGATGTTTCCGTTGCCCAGCTCTCCGTTAGCTGAGAACTTCACGCCGTCTTTCGCACAGGAGATGACAACTGCATCGCCAATGTGGCTGAGATCTCTGCAGATGCGCGCGAATTCAGCAGAAGGCATTTTCACCACGCAACTGTATTCTTGTTCCTGCGAAAGAAGCACCAGAATTAAACTCCGACCAAGAAGGCCGGTTTACTCACTATGCCTTTCCAAAGGAAATTACATTACAAGCTCAAAGTTCAATGTGAAAATGGGAAAGTGCCCATTTCTGAGACAGTACCATCACTTGAGCCGCTACTTACTGGAATTCCAAGCTGCTCCACGTCGAGGTCCATAAGCTTCATCTCATAATCAGAAACCTTTTCCTgatctaaagaaataaaatgtagttTGAGCCAGTGTTTTCTAGAAGTTTTCATCCTGAATTTAACTTTTGCCCCTTTCCTCCCTCCAGGTAAAAACAGTTCAATTATGATAACAAGATACGCCTTGTTTAATTAGAGCTTGAAATCTGGAAGTGTAACCAACAGCCTTTTGTAGGCTCTGAGATGGGAACCTGCCAAGGGCGTCTCTTTGTGGCCTAAAGAAGAGTCTCTTACAAAGAGAACATTTGTCAAGTTGGCTAAGCTTACATCTCCAGCCAGATTCAGAATTATCAGGTGGCCCCTCTCATTTCTGAACTATTTCTTGTCActtccttcccccccacctGGACGGTTTATGATGATTACCTAAAAATGTCACAGCAGAAAAATTTGCTCCCAAATCTAACACTCACTTGGTGCTTCAAACACTAGAGCCAATGTATCCGCATTGTCTTCTGCTCGCAGAGTTATGATGTCTTCATTGCCAGCacatttcagtattttggaCATGctggggggaaaaggaaaggctggTTACTCACAGTATTATAAAGACACATGTCAGGAATGCCAGCCCATTGTCTGCTACTGAATGAAAACAAGGCTGGCGAGCAGCAGCCTCGTAGGGAACGGTTTCacagggagggtggcagagcctggcccaggctgcccagggggttgtggagtctccttctgtgcagacattccaacccgcctggacaccttcctgtgtaacctcatctgggtgttcctgctccatggggggattgcactggatgagcttgccggggcccttccaacccctgacattctgggattctgtgagcaGAGTCCGggttccccccaccccatccccggGCCGGGCGGTTACGCGCCATggccgccccgctcccgccAGCCTTTCCCGCCATGGCGCGCCCGGCAGTGACGTCAGCGCCGCCGACAGGCCCCGCGAAAAAACGGCGCGAGAGCTCTGAGGAGAATAGGGGGGAAGGGCCATGGGGGGATCCCAACGGTTCCGTCCGTCCCAGAAACCGCTCCCCGGGGACGGCGGGAGTGAAGGCGCCCGCTCgcctcaccccctcccctcACACACCCCGCACCCCTCGGGCCCGggccctcccacccccagtcCGAGTCCCAGCGCTCGGAAAGGCCCCGCCGCCCGCACCTGGAGAGGTTGACGCCCATGGCGATGTTGCGGTCGCAGCGGTAGGTGTCGAAGCCCTCAGAGCGCAGCGTGAGCTGCACCAGGGACACGTGCGAGGAGTCCATGCTCTGCAGGCTGATGCCGCCCGAGCCCAGGTCCCAGCAGGCCTCGGTGATGAGGTCCTTGAGGGCCTCCAGCACCCGCTTGAGCACCGAGCCCTGTACCAGCCGCGCCTCGAACATCCTCGCAGCAGCGATAAGGGCACAAACAATAACCCCCAACACAACCGGCCGCCGAACTAGCGCTGCCCGCCAAGAGCCCCCTTTTATAGCCTCCTGCGCCCCGCCCACCGTCGCACCACAGCCAATCGCCTGCGGCCCTCCCCTCCCTCAGCGACAGCCAATTCAGGCTCACATGACAGATCCCCCCGCACTCCGGCCAATCCCGGCACGGCTTCGCCCTCTAATTCCGCCCCCTCGTTGGGCGGGAGCCAATCACCACGCGAGTTACGCACTCCCCGAGGCGCGCGCCGGGCGGTACTAGCCGGTGGGGCCTAGCGGGATGGCGGTACCGGAACTCTCGGATCCCTGCAGCCCGTCCTCCGCCTGCCCCGCAGCGCCGGTGCCACACGGGGTCTGTCCGTCAGGACAGCTCAGCAGCCGGTTCCTCACAGGAACTCCTTCCTGAGTGAAACCCAGCGGCACTCTCCTCTTTAACACAAATCCGTCCCGATGCTCCCAGCGCCCGGGGCTTTCCCGATCGCGAAGCGACGCGGCCgcgctccctccctccccatggCGACAGCTGCGCACTTGCACCCACCCATCATGGCGCCGGCAGGCGCACATCCGGGTACACTTGGGCGGAGCCAAGTGTGACCCAACTCCGCCCCCTCGCCCATCCCGCGCCGCCGATTGGCCCGCGGTGGCGCGCTGCCCTCGCCCGCCCCCTGGTGGCTCCCGTGGGGGTGTCAGCGGCATCGGCGGCGGAGCGGCcgcgggcgcggggccgggaTGAGCGACCTGCGGCAGCGGCTCGGCCGGGAGCCCGGCGGGGCGCGGGAGCCCGAGGAGAAGGTGGGctgcggggcggcgcgggggagGCCGGCGAGCGGGGCGGTGCCGCTGCGCGGGGATCGGCGGGGGGGTGCGGGGCCTGCGGCCTGCAGAGCGCGGGGGGACCCGCGGATCCTCCGCCGTCACCACCCCCGTCCCGCCCGCACCGTGCGGGGCTGCCCGTGCTCTCCGGAACCGTCGCTTGGTTTATTTGCGTCTCCCCCCTCAGCCCTAAAACCGGCGCCGAATGACCAAAACCCGCCCCGGGGGGAGTTTGTGTCCGGGGCTGCACAACCGGCCCCGGATCCCCCGGAGATCGGGGCGTAAACCGGTTTTATGGGGCATCTCAAGTCGGGGTTACAAACCCCGCAGGTTCCCTTAGGCAGGACTTTGGTACCTCCTAAGTCATCCCTGCAGCGGGGCGCAGGGTCTCCATCAATTAAGGAGGTTTAATGAGGTTTAACGGTTCCATTTCTCCGAATAAGAGCCGcgaaaagaaaacccaactcTTATTCTCCTATAACGTCTCTTCTGTCCCAAACCCGAGCTCAGCTGGATGCTCTGATCTCAGCAGTCGCTCCGTGCGTCGTGTCGTCACCCTCGTCATCTTtgggaggaacaggaggaatgAACAGCGAAGAAAAActttataaataatatttgcagggtgacagagagagaaaacgGGAGGGAAAAGCCGTTCTGCGCTGTGTTGGTGTTTATTGTGGTGTCTTGGGAGCGACCCCGTGCTCATCCCTTTGCCCTTAGCAGCATCATATCGATGTTTCGTCTGCTAATGCGTGAGGTACGCAGTTCAGAGAAGCGTGAAATCATCAGCCAAAATGTCCCTTGCAATTTAAATGTCACATTAAGCGCTGCTTTGAATAGCAGTTTGGCACCTGCCGGCAGCTGCACGGTCAGGTTTGAGGAAGATTTATTGTCCTGATGTGATTACAGAGAGAACTGGGACACAAAGTGCTGACCAAACCGCCTCGGTGTAGATCTGAAATTTCTGCCTATTTTGTAGATCACACGAAGTTCTCACACATCCAGATTTACTGACCAGCAACAAGATGTCTCCaatattgttgttgttgtgccTCGGGCAAAGCTGTTATCCTCTCGATAAGTACATTTGTCTCGCTTGGAATttattttgcagcagcagcaaaaaaaccccaatcttCAGGGACTTTTTATGATCCAGAACTTTTGTGGGAGTTGGAAGACGTCCTGGCAAACAAAGCCGCAATCTCGCTTGAGCTCCTCGTGCTGTGTTCCTAAAGAAGGTCAGAGGGCCGCTATTTTGAGTGCGATCTCCTTATCTCCGGGCAAGTTTGCTTTTTAGATAGGACGAGCCTTCTGAAGGACCACTCTGGTATTACCTTGGAGTCAATGACTTCGAGTGGCCTTTAGTAGAGAGAGGGAGCGTTTGTGTCGTGCTGCTCGGCCTAAAGCAGCTCAGATGAATTAgaatataaaaggaaataaagatgtTTCCAAACAGAGGTGCTGAACGCAATGTCTCTTAACAATAAAAAGCACTTACAGGAGGCAGAGAATTTCCCGAAACTGTTAAAATCAAGCCTGGGAGGAGGTTATTAGCAAAACCCTACAGCATCGTGCTTTCCGTGgcacttttctctttcctcccctgAGATCGAGCCGCTGTGCTTTTAGCGCTCGGGAAACGCTTGGCAGAGCCTGGGAATAACATGGGGATAAGGCCAACGCAGCCAAATTGCtcgtgtatgtgtgtgtgtcccgTTTACCGGGGGTCGGAACCCACCCGGCGTGTTTCCCGCTGTCGAGAGGAGAGAGTCCTGTTTCTGCCTTGTCATTCACTTAGCCTTGCCAAGAAAAATCATTTATTAAtgcatatcacagaatcacagaatcacagaatcgactgggttggaaaagacctcagggatcatcgagtccaacccttggtccaactccagtccattcactagatcatggcactaagtgccatgtccaatctcagtttaaaaacctccagggccggtgagtccagcacctccctgggcagccattccaatgcctgaccactctctctgcaaagaattgctttctaatctccagcctaaatttcccctggcagagtttaagcccatgcccccttgtcctattggtGCACCTATATGGTGCTCTACGAAACCCTCGTGTTTTCTGAAAAGAGCTCTCAGCAAATTAAAAGAACCAAGTGAGAAGGAAACGTAAACACCAAGGCTGGGTTTAAGATTAGACCGCGGGAAGTTGCATTTTGTACTTGttcctgctttgctgttttgataAAGGAAAGCGAGGGGCTGGTTTCGCTTTCTGGTCCTCTAACCCTTGCTCAGCGTTGCAGCTTTGATGTTTTCCTGCTTGCAGCTCAAACCGTGCGGTGTTCGTTGAGACCGGCCTGCCAGAACGTTTTCGAATCGATTTGTGTTCAAGCTGTTGTGCAACACACAGTCTTGGTCTCGGAGGGAACAAGGCAACGTCTGTTTGCTCTGATCAGTGAACTCCCGCTGATCTCTGCAGTGCAAAAACAAGGATGCCCTGATGTTCTTTGTGCTGGGTACCCTTTTTCTTAGCCCAAACGACTCGGATGCTCTGAACTGTTGCTGTTAGTGTGCAGAGATTTGAGGTCAGATGATTGGAACAAGTTCTAGTTGTTACCTTACAGATCCCGTTCTCCCTTGGTCTTTCAAGGcttgttgctttgctttgtagaCTCATTGATTATCTAAAACCAGAGGTCGATCCCTTCTCTCCTGCGTTGTGTGCATCCCCttaaatcacattttctctTCCAGCTTCCAAAGAGAGCAGGAAAAGTGCAAAATGCAATTGTTTCGCGATGCACGCGGAGCTCCTGAACGCTTCTGCTGGTTTACTGGCATTTTAAGACTATTTCTCAAGAGTGGTTTGTACTTTGTGTGACTTCACATTAAGGACAGAgggtttcttccttttctgtccttttttaaGATGTTGCGCTAATACTTTGAAACCCAGGGGGAGTCCTGGACATCCCATGGAAGGGCTGGAGGGCAGGTCTATTTAGAGGCCGGCTTAGCCGGGCTGCGGGTCACACTGCTGTGTCACTTGTGCCTTTATTTACCGACCCCTCTGGCACTGGAAAATACCTTTTGTCACTGGAAAATACCGTCCCTTTCCGGAGAGGTGGCAGCTGCAAGAGCAGGTGGCAGCGGTTCTGTGCAATGGATTTTTCCACCGTTCACCTTTTTGCTCCCCCAGCAGCTGAGGATGCTCGtttttatggggaaaaaagtgaCGGTGATTGCAGGAGCGTCACTTCACTGATTCTGCCTCGAAGAGCAGGCGCGAGGGGTGCAAAAGTGGAATATTGCTGCATTTACAAAAGATTCAAATGAAggcatttgttttttccagccCAGCTTTGCGGTGGACGAGTAACGTGACTTTTTATCTGGCCACATCTGTATCCTGTGGTACAAAAAGCGCGAGACTGGCCCCCGAGCCTCGTGATTTCTTGTGCTTCCAGGCATTTTGCGAGACTTCTCTAGCGATGCAAAGCGCTTTGAAGATGCTGAGCTAAGTACCTGCCAGGTGTTTGAACGCTGGTGCTGACAAGTAACCAAGCTGCTCGTAGTTGGGAGTTTGTGATACCAAGATGAGGTTCTTGTAGCACCGAAGCCACTAAACCCCCGCAGTGGTGCCTCTCTCCATCTTCAGCCGCGATTGAGAGGCAGAAATACAAGTCCATTTTCAtacccaccccaaaaccttattttttaatagctcTTAATGTTATTTTAGGCTTGATACCAAGCATCAGTCTGCTTGGCTTCTGCTGAAGCTTGAGCCTCATTTATTCTTGATGGACGGCTGCAATCTTGGGTCCAATGTGAGAACGCATTTCAGGCTCCCTTGCTGTTTGATGCTCGGCTTTACGTCTTCTTGCCAACAGGAGCGTGTTATTCTCCGTTCCTGTTAATTGTGGCGATGAGAAATTGGACTGATTGTGTTTCTAATGGAGCTCATTACAAGCGAATTTAAGGCCTGGTGAGAGCGCCGCAGGCTGCTCGTTGTTTCCTTGGGCTGGTGTTTGATTTGACCGCTGTTCCTTTTTGCAAACGCGCAGGAATTGCCTCTTTCTTTGTGTATTTATAGCGATGCCGGTGAAGTTTGATCCTGGGAAGATTTCAAGGGTTGGAGCTGTGAGGAGGTTCTTTCCTTCCCGCTTGTGCCCGATAGAGCGAGCACGGAGACTCCCAATGCTCAGGTTGAACCCCCTAAATACACATTGCTCTTGTGTTACTCTGGATAGCTCAGAACTCTTCCCAATCCTTACTTAATGACTCGATGATTTATTTCTGGCCACTCTGGCTGCGTTCccctcttctgcctctcttggcAGTATCAGAAAAGCCACCATTAGCATTCAGTTGGTTTCCAAATTGTCTCCGTGCATCTTGGTGGGGCTGGTGCTTCATCCTGAGCTCCCTCGTTGGCTCCTGACCGCACCCCGTTACCGTGTACAATAAGATCATGGAGGGAGAACGCGGCTCATCCGCTGCTCCCGATGGATATTCCTGCTGGTTTTGTCCCCTCTGCACTGCAGGTTGAGGTCAGGGCTCTTCCTCGTCGCTCAAACGGGCTGTTTTGTCCTCAAACGGTGTATCTGCTCGCCGTTCTGAAGCTTGGGATGACACGCTGGGGTGGTTCTTGTGAACGGAGGGATGTTCGGTGCCGAGTTGCGATAAGCTccaattcatttaaaaagtcaatttaaatagtgtccaggcagctgtacatgtaaaaaaaagacgtcttttggagcaaaaattagtAGTAGACCCtttcttattttgggggaaacagggtagctGTGACTtgagaaaaatactgatttgGGTTCATCAGGTTTACATCTAAACATCCTGGTCCAAGTCCCACGTGGCTCCTTTCCTCGATCAGTTCAAATAAAGCCAATGGGATTGACTGGTAGAGAAATGGGAACATTGTGGGACCACCATAAAATCAGCAAATAAAGAGACTGGTAAAATTTTTTACTGATTAggttttggaaaaaatgtgtGTAAATCCAGAGGAATTGAGGGTCAGAAGCCAATGGCCTTGGCACAAAGCAAAATCTGATTTGAATTTTGGATTCTGGATTCTGATCTGGATTCTGATTGGGGTTCTGGATTCTGATTTGGATTCTGATCCGAATTCTGGATTCTGATTTagatttgtttttgtatttcCGTTCTGGATTCTGATTCAGAGTCTGGATTCGGATTAGTATTCGGATTCAGATTCTGGATTCTGATTTGCATTCTGGATTATTATTTGGCTTGGGAGTTGGATTCTGGAGTTGGCTTCTGGATTCAGATTATGATTCTGGATTCTGATTATGATCCAGATTATGATTTGGATTTGGATTTTTATTCTGGATTCTGATTCGGATTATAATTCAGATTCAGGATTCTGATTCTGATCTGGATTCTGATTAGGATTTGGATTTTTATTCTGGTTTCTGATCAGGATTCTGGTTTCTGATTAGAATTCTGGATTATGATTAAGATTCTGGATTCTGATTCTGATCTGGATTCTGATCAGGATtcagatttgtatttttattctggTTTCTGATTCAGATTCTGGATTCTGATTCGGATTCTGGTTTCTGATTAGGATTCTGGATTCTGATTCGGATTCTGGATTCAGATTCGGATTCTGGTTCGGATTCCGGGCCCTGATCCCACGTCCAGCCCATCTGTGCAGTTTCAGAGGGGGACGCAGGTTCCTTCCTTAGCCGCAGGAAACTCTGGGCGCACGCCAGCACCACCAACctatttttactcttttgtaTACAGAAGCTTCTAAAAAGGACTTGGAGCCATTTACCTCCTCGATTTCCTGGAATAAACAGACCCCAGACTGGGagttttcttaattcttccagCCACTGCGCAAACATTTATGCTTTTTGTGATGTTATCTGCTAACACTCTCCATTTTTAAGCATGGCCTAATTACCGTGCATGCTTTCAACTAcaatatggggtttttttaggatGGGAAAGGGATTCCTGTGTACACATAACCTTTTGGTGAATTGGTTGAGACAACAAACAAGCAGTCACCAACTAGATGCCAACTAGATTGCTTCCTGTGTTAAAGGTCtccaaaatgctcttttttcACCCTTCTGAGCTCGTAAACCTCTAAAAGAGAATATCCTATAATAGACTCATTATATTGGCCTTGATCCTGCAAATGCGCTCAGGGGTGAGAATTGTGGTGCGTTTACCATTGGTC from Columba livia isolate bColLiv1 breed racing homer chromosome 25, bColLiv1.pat.W.v2, whole genome shotgun sequence includes:
- the PCNA gene encoding proliferating cell nuclear antigen — protein: MFEARLVQGSVLKRVLEALKDLITEACWDLGSGGISLQSMDSSHVSLVQLTLRSEGFDTYRCDRNIAMGVNLSSMSKILKCAGNEDIITLRAEDNADTLALVFEAPNQEKVSDYEMKLMDLDVEQLGIPEQEYSCVVKMPSAEFARICRDLSHIGDAVVISCAKDGVKFSANGELGNGNIKLSQTSNVDKEEEAVTIEMNEPVQLTFALRYLNFFTKATPLSPTVTLSMSADVPLVVEYKIADMGHLKYYLAPKIEDQQEGS